In Streptomyces violaceusniger Tu 4113, one DNA window encodes the following:
- a CDS encoding acetyl-CoA C-acetyltransferase, giving the protein MMVAGARTPMGRLLGGLRSFSGADLGGIAIKAALERAGVGAEQVQYVIMGQVLQAGAGQIPARQAAVKAGIPMSVPALTINKVCLSGLDAIALADQLIRAGEFDIVVAGGQESMTNAPHLLPKSREGYKYGAVEMLDAMAHDGLTDAFESIAMGESTEKHNTRLGIQRPEQDEFAAQSHQRAAAAQKNGLFDAEITPVEIPQRKGEPVVFDKDEGIRGETTTELLGRLRPAFAKDGTITAGTASQISDGAAAVVVMSKAKAEELGLEWIAEIGAHGNVAGPDNSLQSQPSNAIAHALGKEGLTVDDLDLIEINEAFAAVAVQSMKDLGVSPERVNVNGGAIALGHPIGMSGARIALHLALELRRRGGGTGAAALCGGGGQGDALILRVPAGE; this is encoded by the coding sequence GTGATGGTGGCGGGCGCCCGGACGCCCATGGGACGGCTGCTCGGCGGCCTGCGTTCGTTCTCCGGCGCGGACCTGGGCGGAATCGCGATCAAGGCCGCGCTGGAGCGGGCCGGGGTCGGCGCCGAGCAGGTGCAGTACGTGATCATGGGGCAGGTGCTCCAGGCGGGCGCCGGGCAGATTCCGGCCCGGCAGGCGGCGGTCAAGGCCGGCATCCCGATGAGCGTGCCCGCCCTCACGATCAACAAGGTCTGCCTCTCCGGGCTGGACGCGATCGCCCTGGCCGACCAGCTCATTCGGGCGGGCGAGTTCGACATCGTGGTCGCGGGCGGGCAGGAGTCCATGACCAACGCCCCCCATCTGCTGCCCAAGTCCCGCGAGGGCTACAAGTACGGCGCGGTCGAGATGCTCGACGCTATGGCGCACGACGGGCTGACCGACGCCTTCGAGTCCATCGCCATGGGCGAGTCCACCGAGAAGCACAACACCCGGCTGGGCATCCAGCGCCCCGAGCAGGACGAGTTCGCCGCCCAGTCCCACCAGCGCGCCGCCGCCGCCCAGAAGAACGGCCTCTTCGACGCCGAGATCACCCCCGTGGAGATCCCGCAGCGCAAGGGCGAGCCGGTGGTCTTCGACAAGGACGAGGGCATCCGCGGCGAGACCACCACCGAGCTGCTGGGCAGGCTGCGGCCCGCGTTCGCCAAGGACGGGACGATCACCGCGGGCACGGCGTCGCAGATCTCGGACGGGGCCGCCGCGGTCGTCGTGATGAGCAAGGCGAAGGCCGAGGAGCTGGGGCTGGAGTGGATCGCCGAGATCGGCGCCCACGGGAATGTGGCGGGACCCGACAACTCCCTCCAGTCCCAGCCGTCCAACGCGATCGCGCACGCCCTGGGCAAGGAGGGGCTGACGGTCGACGATCTCGACCTCATCGAGATCAACGAGGCGTTCGCCGCGGTCGCCGTGCAGTCGATGAAGGATCTAGGTGTTTCCCCCGAAAGGGTGAATGTGAATGGGGGTGCGATTGCCCTCGGCCACCCCATCGGGATGTCCGGTGCGCGGATCGCGCTGCATCTTGCGCTGGAGCTGCGGCGGCGTGGGGGCGGGACCGGGGCGGCGGCGTTGTGCGGTGGGGGTGGGCAGGGGGATGCGCTGATCCTGCGGGTGCCGGCGGGGGAGTAG
- a CDS encoding MarR family winged helix-turn-helix transcriptional regulator yields METENGTRWLSDEEQRAWRTHLDVSRLLTYQLEKDLQPFGLTMNDYEILVNLSESEDRRMRMSDLASATLQSKSRLSHQITRMENAGLVRRENCESDRRGLYAVLTEHGWETMRKVAPHHVASVRNHFIDLLAPEDLKALYGSLVPVAEHLRAQRGRV; encoded by the coding sequence ATGGAGACCGAGAACGGCACGCGCTGGCTCAGCGATGAGGAACAGCGCGCGTGGCGCACCCACCTGGATGTCAGCCGGCTGCTGACCTACCAGCTCGAAAAAGACCTGCAGCCGTTCGGCCTGACCATGAACGACTACGAGATCCTGGTCAACCTCTCGGAGTCGGAGGACCGCCGGATGCGGATGAGCGATCTCGCCTCCGCGACCCTGCAGTCCAAGAGCCGGCTGTCCCATCAGATCACCCGGATGGAGAACGCCGGCCTGGTCCGCCGCGAGAACTGCGAGTCCGACCGACGGGGGCTGTACGCCGTGCTGACCGAGCACGGCTGGGAAACCATGCGCAAGGTCGCACCCCACCATGTGGCGTCCGTGCGCAACCACTTCATCGATCTGCTCGCGCCGGAGGACCTCAAGGCGCTGTACGGATCGCTGGTGCCCGTCGCGGAGCATCTGCGCGCCCAGCGGGGCCGGGTCTAG
- a CDS encoding AIM24 family protein translates to MPFTLLTSRMVEAQVLPGQTLFSQRGAMLAYRGDVRFTPSITGGQRGVRGMIGRRIADEDTPLMTVEGQGTVMFGHGGHHVQVIDLVGDTLYVESDRLLAFDGSLRQGTMFMGSQGGVMGMVRGQVTGQGLFTTTLEGHGSAAVMAHGGVLELPIGPGRPVHVDPQAYVAHRGDVRNKLSTAIGWREMVGRGSGEAFQLELSGTGMVYVQASEEKL, encoded by the coding sequence ATGCCGTTCACCTTGCTCACCTCACGCATGGTCGAGGCCCAGGTGCTGCCGGGGCAGACCCTGTTCAGCCAGCGCGGCGCGATGCTCGCCTACCGCGGGGACGTACGGTTCACCCCCAGCATCACCGGCGGACAGCGCGGGGTGCGGGGGATGATCGGGCGGCGGATAGCCGACGAGGACACCCCGCTGATGACCGTCGAGGGCCAGGGCACGGTGATGTTCGGGCACGGCGGCCACCACGTCCAGGTGATCGACCTGGTCGGCGACACCCTCTATGTGGAGTCGGACCGGCTGCTGGCCTTCGACGGCTCGCTGCGCCAGGGCACGATGTTCATGGGCTCGCAGGGCGGCGTGATGGGCATGGTGCGCGGCCAGGTCACCGGGCAGGGGCTGTTCACCACCACCCTGGAGGGGCACGGCTCCGCGGCGGTCATGGCGCACGGCGGGGTGCTGGAGCTGCCGATCGGCCCGGGACGTCCGGTGCATGTCGATCCGCAAGCCTATGTCGCCCACCGGGGTGATGTTCGCAATAAGCTCTCGACGGCGATCGGCTGGCGCGAAATGGTGGGCCGCGGCTCGGGGGAGGCGTTCCAACTGGAGCTGTCCGGCACCGGCATGGTCTATGTCCAGGCATCGGAGGAGAAGCTGTGA
- a CDS encoding MTH1187 family thiamine-binding protein yields MIVAFSVTPLGVGEDVGEYVADAVRVVRESGLPNRTDAMFTSIEGEWDEVMDVVKRAVAVVEARAPRVSVVLKADIRPGVTDGLTSKVDTVERQLSD; encoded by the coding sequence ATGATCGTCGCCTTTTCGGTGACGCCGCTGGGCGTCGGCGAGGACGTGGGGGAGTACGTCGCCGACGCGGTGCGGGTGGTCCGTGAGTCGGGGCTGCCGAACCGTACGGACGCGATGTTCACCTCGATCGAGGGCGAGTGGGACGAGGTCATGGACGTCGTCAAGCGCGCCGTCGCCGTGGTGGAGGCGCGGGCGCCCCGGGTCTCGGTGGTCCTCAAGGCCGATATCCGTCCGGGTGTCACGGACGGTCTGACCTCCAAGGTCGATACGGTCGAGCGTCAGCTGTCCGACTGA
- a CDS encoding cellulose-binding protein, which produces MSDTSSPFGFELVRRGYDRGQVDDRISKLVADRDSALARITSLEKRIEELHLETQNAQAQINDSEPSYAGLGARVEKILRLAEEEAKDLREEARRAAEQHRELADSAAQQVRNDAESFAAERKAKAEDEGARIVEKAKGEATTLRQEAQKDAQSKREEADSLFEETRAKAAQAAADFETNLAKRREQSERDLASRQAKAEKRLAEIEHRAEQLRLEAEKLRTDAERRARQTVETAQRQAEDIVADANAKADRIRSESERELAALTNRRDSINAQLTNVREMLATLTGAAVAAAGAPGEDEAATRGVPAQQSR; this is translated from the coding sequence ATGAGCGACACTTCCTCCCCCTTCGGCTTCGAGCTCGTGCGGCGTGGGTACGACCGCGGTCAGGTGGACGACCGCATTTCCAAGCTCGTCGCCGACCGTGACAGTGCACTGGCCCGTATCACCTCTCTGGAAAAGCGCATCGAGGAGCTGCACCTCGAAACGCAGAACGCTCAGGCCCAGATCAACGATTCGGAGCCGTCCTACGCGGGGCTCGGCGCCCGGGTCGAGAAGATCCTTCGTCTCGCCGAGGAAGAGGCGAAGGATCTGCGCGAGGAGGCTCGGCGCGCCGCCGAACAGCACCGTGAGCTGGCCGACTCGGCCGCCCAGCAGGTCCGCAACGACGCCGAGTCGTTCGCCGCCGAGCGCAAGGCGAAGGCCGAGGACGAGGGCGCGCGGATCGTCGAGAAGGCGAAGGGCGAGGCGACCACGCTGCGCCAGGAGGCGCAGAAGGACGCCCAGTCCAAGCGCGAGGAGGCGGACTCCCTCTTCGAGGAGACCCGCGCCAAGGCCGCGCAGGCCGCCGCCGACTTCGAGACCAACCTCGCCAAGCGCCGCGAGCAGTCCGAGCGCGACCTGGCCTCGCGTCAGGCCAAGGCCGAGAAGCGGCTCGCGGAGATCGAGCACCGCGCCGAGCAGCTCCGCCTCGAGGCCGAGAAGCTGCGCACCGACGCCGAGCGCCGCGCCCGCCAGACGGTGGAGACCGCGCAGCGCCAGGCCGAGGACATCGTGGCCGACGCCAACGCCAAGGCCGACCGGATCCGCAGCGAATCCGAGCGCGAGCTCGCGGCCCTCACCAACCGCCGCGACAGCATCAACGCCCAGCTCACCAACGTCCGCGAGATGCTGGCCACGCTGACCGGCGCGGCCGTGGCCGCGGCCGGTGCCCCGGGCGAGGACGAGGCGGCCACCCGCGGCGTCCCGGCCCAGCAGTCCCGGTGA
- a CDS encoding AIM24 family protein yields the protein MNGPVIHDAWTLPVDDNINPYAFSVDLNGQWFLQKGKMVAYYGQIDFHGVGLGHLDHLIAYSFHSPLHAADWVVAEGQGKMVLADRAFDVNSYDLDDGNLSIRSGNLLAFQPSLSLKQSIVPGFLTLIGTGKFVAASNGPVVFMEPPIRVDPQALVGWADCPTPCHHYDHQYLRGFLGAIRSRTGIGGASGEEHQFEFVGAGTVLLQSTEQVVAEISVGETGGTGS from the coding sequence GTGAACGGCCCCGTCATCCACGACGCCTGGACGCTGCCCGTCGACGACAACATCAATCCGTACGCCTTCAGCGTGGACCTGAACGGCCAGTGGTTCCTGCAGAAGGGGAAGATGGTCGCCTACTACGGGCAGATCGACTTCCATGGCGTGGGGCTCGGCCACCTCGACCACCTCATCGCGTACAGCTTCCACTCCCCGCTGCACGCGGCGGACTGGGTGGTGGCCGAGGGCCAGGGAAAGATGGTGCTCGCGGACCGCGCCTTCGACGTCAACTCCTATGACCTGGACGACGGGAACCTGTCCATCCGGTCCGGCAATCTGCTGGCCTTCCAGCCCTCGCTGTCGCTGAAGCAGTCCATCGTTCCGGGCTTTCTCACCCTCATCGGCACCGGGAAGTTCGTGGCCGCATCCAATGGGCCCGTGGTCTTCATGGAGCCGCCGATCCGGGTGGATCCGCAGGCGCTGGTGGGCTGGGCGGACTGCCCGACACCGTGCCACCACTACGACCACCAGTATCTGCGCGGCTTCCTCGGGGCCATCAGGTCGCGCACGGGGATCGGGGGCGCCTCGGGCGAGGAGCACCAGTTCGAGTTCGTGGGCGCGGGGACCGTACTGCTGCAGTCCACGGAGCAAGTCGTCGCCGAGATATCGGTCGGCGAGACAGGGGGTACCGGTTCGTGA
- the meaB gene encoding methylmalonyl Co-A mutase-associated GTPase MeaB — protein sequence MADVPTLVEQARQGRPRAVARLISLVEGASPQLREVMAALAPLAGGAYVVGVTGSPGVGKSTSTSALVSAYRRMGKRVGVLAVDPSSPFSGGALLGDRVRMSEHASDPGVYIRSMATRGHLGGLAWAAPQAIRVLDAAGCDVVLVETVGVGQSEVEIAAQADTSVLLLAPGMGDGIQAAKAGILEIGDVYVVNKADREGADATARELNHMLGLGEGRAPGDWRPPIVKTVAARGEGIEEVVEALEKHRAWMEEHGVLAERRMRRAAGEVETIAVTALRERIGDLHGDRRLGALAERVVAGGLDPYTAADELVAGVTERG from the coding sequence ATGGCTGATGTGCCCACGCTGGTGGAGCAGGCGCGGCAAGGGCGGCCGCGTGCGGTCGCCCGGCTCATCTCGCTGGTCGAGGGCGCCTCGCCGCAGTTGCGCGAGGTGATGGCCGCGCTCGCTCCGCTGGCCGGGGGCGCGTATGTGGTCGGGGTGACCGGTTCGCCGGGCGTCGGCAAGTCCACGTCCACCTCCGCGCTCGTCTCCGCCTACCGGCGGATGGGCAAGCGGGTGGGCGTCCTCGCCGTCGACCCCTCCTCGCCGTTCTCCGGCGGGGCGCTCCTGGGCGACCGCGTACGGATGTCGGAGCACGCCTCCGACCCCGGCGTCTACATCCGCTCCATGGCCACGCGGGGCCACCTCGGCGGGCTCGCCTGGGCGGCCCCGCAGGCCATCCGGGTGCTGGACGCGGCCGGGTGCGATGTGGTGCTGGTGGAGACCGTGGGCGTCGGTCAGTCCGAGGTCGAGATCGCCGCCCAGGCCGACACCAGTGTGCTGCTGCTCGCGCCGGGGATGGGGGACGGGATCCAGGCGGCCAAGGCCGGGATCCTGGAGATCGGCGATGTGTACGTGGTCAACAAGGCCGACCGGGAAGGGGCCGATGCCACGGCCCGCGAGCTCAACCACATGCTGGGCCTGGGGGAGGGGCGGGCGCCGGGGGACTGGCGGCCGCCGATCGTGAAGACCGTGGCGGCGCGTGGCGAGGGGATCGAGGAGGTCGTCGAGGCGCTGGAGAAGCACCGTGCGTGGATGGAGGAGCACGGGGTGCTCGCGGAGCGCCGGATGCGGCGGGCGGCGGGCGAGGTCGAGACGATCGCGGTGACGGCGCTGCGGGAGCGGATCGGCGATCTGCACGGGGATCGGCGGTTGGGGGCGCTCGCGGAGCGGGTCGTGGCCGGTGGGCTGGATCCGTATACGGCGGCGGATGAGCTGGTGGCGGGGGTCACCGAGCGGGGGTGA
- the mce gene encoding methylmalonyl-CoA epimerase, with translation MLTRIDHIGIACFDLDKTVEFYRATYGFEVFHSEINEEQGVREAMLKINETSDGGASYLQLLEPIREDSAVGKWMAKNGQGVHHIAFGTADVDTDSEAIRDKGVRVLYEQPRRGSMDSRITFLHPKDCHGVLTELVTAADPAAHKGEEDH, from the coding sequence ATGCTGACGAGAATCGACCACATCGGGATCGCCTGCTTCGACCTCGACAAGACCGTTGAGTTCTACCGTGCCACGTACGGCTTCGAGGTGTTCCACTCCGAGATCAACGAGGAGCAGGGCGTCCGCGAGGCCATGCTCAAGATCAATGAGACCTCCGACGGCGGGGCCTCGTACCTGCAGCTCCTGGAGCCGATCCGGGAGGACTCCGCGGTCGGCAAGTGGATGGCCAAGAACGGTCAGGGCGTCCACCACATCGCCTTCGGCACCGCCGATGTCGACACCGACTCCGAGGCCATCCGCGACAAGGGCGTCCGGGTCCTCTACGAACAGCCCCGCCGTGGCTCGATGGACTCCCGGATCACCTTCCTCCACCCCAAGGACTGTCACGGTGTGCTGACCGAGCTCGTCACCGCCGCGGACCCCGCCGCCCACAAGGGCGAAGAGGATCACTGA
- a CDS encoding DUF3817 domain-containing protein, giving the protein MDFKTATALRRLRLVSAPEAVSFLLLLICSVLKRTSDFNAVPVMGMVHGVLFILYVVFWADAWNRTKWKWQTAALYFVLSVLPTGGFFAERKLKRETEAGVIAARARKEGVVNV; this is encoded by the coding sequence GTGGACTTCAAGACCGCCACCGCGCTGCGCCGGCTCCGCCTGGTCTCCGCGCCCGAGGCCGTGTCGTTCCTGCTGCTGCTCATCTGCTCGGTGCTCAAGCGCACCTCGGACTTCAACGCGGTGCCGGTGATGGGCATGGTGCACGGTGTGCTCTTCATCCTCTACGTGGTCTTCTGGGCGGACGCCTGGAACCGCACCAAGTGGAAGTGGCAGACCGCGGCCCTGTACTTCGTCCTCTCCGTCCTGCCCACCGGCGGCTTCTTCGCCGAGCGCAAGCTCAAGCGGGAGACCGAGGCCGGTGTGATCGCGGCCCGCGCCCGTAAGGAGGGCGTGGTCAACGTATGA
- a CDS encoding AIM24 family protein gives MAQFRLQGSRVLAVDLTGDSVKAKNGAMVAYEGEMTFKKKTGGGEGLRGMVTRRLTGEQMAVMEVKGHGTCYFADRASEINLVSLHGEKLYVESSNLLCTDSALRTGASFTGLRGSSQGNGLFTTTVEGTGQAALVSAGTAIVLRVTPQTPLQVDPGAYLAHTGGLKQHFQAGVNFRALIGESGGESFQIRFEGDGLVYVQPSERNTIGGEL, from the coding sequence GTGGCTCAGTTTCGGCTCCAGGGAAGCAGGGTGCTCGCGGTCGACCTGACCGGCGACTCCGTGAAGGCCAAGAACGGCGCGATGGTCGCCTACGAGGGGGAGATGACCTTCAAGAAGAAGACCGGCGGCGGCGAGGGGCTGCGCGGGATGGTGACCCGGCGGCTCACCGGGGAGCAGATGGCGGTCATGGAGGTGAAGGGGCACGGCACGTGCTACTTCGCCGACCGGGCGAGCGAGATCAACCTGGTGTCGCTGCACGGCGAGAAGCTCTATGTGGAATCCAGCAATCTGCTGTGCACGGACTCCGCGCTGCGCACCGGCGCCTCCTTCACCGGGCTGCGCGGCTCCTCCCAGGGCAACGGCCTGTTCACCACGACCGTCGAGGGCACCGGCCAGGCCGCCCTCGTCTCGGCCGGCACGGCGATCGTGCTGCGCGTCACCCCGCAGACCCCACTGCAGGTCGACCCGGGCGCGTACCTCGCCCACACCGGCGGTCTCAAGCAGCACTTCCAGGCGGGGGTGAACTTCCGGGCACTGATAGGCGAGAGCGGCGGGGAGTCCTTCCAGATCCGCTTCGAGGGCGACGGGCTGGTCTACGTCCAGCCCAGTGAGCGCAACACGATCGGGGGTGAGCTGTGA
- the scy gene encoding polarized growth protein Scy, which translates to MRPGDGWDRAVRGYDRYEPDDQLSKFEAEMERLKTEREKAVQHADDLGYQVEVLRAKLHEARRNLAARPAYDSANVGYQAEQLLRDAQLQADQLRTNAERELRETRAQTQRLLQEQAERQARLEAELHAEAVARRQRLDQELAERRATVESHVNENVAWAEQLRARTEAQARRLMDESRTEAEQALAEARAEAQRMTEQARQRLGSEAEASRAEAEAILRRARNDAERLLTNAGTQAQDATDHAEQLRTTTATEADQARRNAAEQTRAAEQRMQEAEQALREARSEAEKVVTEAKDAAAKRLTAAESDNEQRTRTAKAEVARLVGEATKEAERLRAEAEQLRDDARAEAERMVAEAGDNARARAAEDSAAQLAKAARSAEEVLTRASEQAQATTKAAIDEAERIRGEAEEEADRLRAEAHDTAEQLKGTAKDDTKEYRAKTVELQEEARRLRGEAEQLRSEAVAEGERVRTEARREAVQQIEEAASTAEDLLTKAKADAEETRSGATAESERVRTEAIERANALRRQADELLKRARGEAEELVTSAEEQAERVKSEASTAAEELREEAEQAAEDRRSEAEGELNRLHQEAEQRLSSADEALRDARTEAERLRKETAEEIERQRAESAERLNALRQQAEDEAVRLRDEAAADASNARAEGESVAVRLRSEAAAEAERLRTEAQETADRVRAEAASAAERIGTEAAEALAAAQEEAARRRREAEELLADAREEAQAERTAAREQSEELLAAARNRVSEAQTEAQRLVEEAERRSADLVAAAEQTAQQVRDSVAGLHEQAEQDITALRAAAEHAAERMRGEAQGEADRVRADAQDERERASQDATRVRQEAREESEAAKSLAERTVAEAIAESERLTEQARAEAGRRRAEAAEQADRLVTEATHEAERLRAEANETLDEARRSAHKSRAEAAEQADRLVGGATEEAQRLVSEATTRAQALRTEASDARATAEQDAARTRAQARGDANNIRSEAAEQADRLVAEARNEAERLHAEASGEAERLRSEAAETVGSAQQHAARTRAEAERIETEAAAEAERIRNEAQAEADRLVDRAREDANKRRSDAAEQADRLVTESSAEAERLTSEAREAALRTATAAEEQADTMVGVARQEADRVLSESTAEANGMVEKARTDSDTMLSEARGDATAIRERAEELRTRTEAEVEELHERARRESAEQMKSTGERVDKLVAAATAQLMKAEEKAKSLVTEAESEASRVRIAAVKKAEGLLKEAEQKKSEAEREAERLRNQATDEAQQIVDEGKRELELLKRRREDINAEISRVQDVLEALESFETPASGGAGGKENNGVKTAAGAGATRSGKRSEG; encoded by the coding sequence ATGCGACCAGGGGACGGATGGGACCGCGCAGTGCGGGGCTACGACCGCTACGAGCCTGACGACCAGCTCTCCAAGTTCGAGGCCGAGATGGAGCGGCTGAAGACCGAGCGTGAGAAGGCCGTCCAGCACGCCGACGACCTCGGCTACCAAGTCGAGGTGCTGCGCGCCAAGCTGCATGAGGCGCGCCGTAACCTGGCGGCCCGCCCCGCCTACGACAGCGCCAACGTCGGCTACCAGGCAGAGCAGTTGCTGCGGGACGCCCAGCTCCAGGCGGACCAGCTACGCACCAACGCCGAGCGGGAGCTGCGCGAAACCCGGGCGCAGACCCAGCGGCTGCTCCAGGAGCAGGCCGAGCGGCAGGCCCGGCTGGAGGCCGAGCTGCACGCCGAGGCCGTGGCCCGGCGCCAGCGGCTGGACCAGGAGCTGGCCGAGCGCCGCGCCACCGTCGAGTCGCATGTCAACGAGAACGTGGCCTGGGCCGAGCAGTTGCGGGCCCGTACCGAGGCGCAGGCCCGCCGGCTCATGGACGAGTCCCGGACGGAGGCCGAGCAGGCCCTGGCCGAGGCGCGCGCCGAAGCGCAGCGCATGACCGAGCAGGCCCGTCAGCGGCTGGGCTCCGAGGCGGAGGCCAGCCGTGCCGAGGCCGAGGCGATTCTGCGCCGGGCCCGCAACGACGCCGAGCGGCTGCTGACCAACGCGGGCACCCAGGCCCAGGACGCCACCGACCACGCGGAGCAGCTCCGCACCACCACCGCCACCGAGGCGGACCAGGCCCGTCGTAACGCCGCCGAGCAGACCCGCGCCGCCGAGCAGCGGATGCAGGAGGCCGAGCAGGCGCTGCGCGAGGCGCGCAGCGAGGCCGAGAAGGTCGTCACCGAGGCCAAGGACGCGGCGGCCAAGCGGCTCACGGCCGCCGAGTCGGACAACGAGCAGCGCACCCGTACCGCCAAGGCGGAGGTCGCCCGGCTGGTCGGCGAGGCCACCAAGGAGGCCGAGCGGCTACGGGCCGAGGCCGAGCAGTTGCGGGACGACGCCCGCGCCGAGGCCGAGCGGATGGTCGCCGAGGCGGGCGACAACGCCCGGGCCAGGGCCGCCGAGGACTCGGCCGCCCAGCTCGCCAAGGCGGCCCGGAGCGCCGAGGAGGTGCTGACCCGCGCCTCGGAGCAGGCGCAGGCCACCACCAAGGCGGCCATCGACGAGGCCGAGCGGATCCGGGGCGAGGCCGAGGAAGAGGCGGACCGGCTGCGGGCCGAGGCGCACGACACGGCCGAGCAGCTCAAGGGCACGGCGAAGGACGACACCAAGGAGTACCGCGCCAAGACCGTCGAGCTGCAGGAGGAGGCCCGCCGGCTGCGCGGCGAGGCCGAGCAGCTCCGGTCGGAGGCGGTCGCCGAGGGCGAGCGGGTCCGCACCGAGGCACGCCGGGAGGCGGTCCAGCAGATCGAGGAGGCGGCCAGCACCGCCGAGGACCTGCTGACCAAGGCGAAGGCCGACGCGGAGGAGACCCGCTCGGGTGCCACCGCCGAGAGCGAGCGGGTGCGCACCGAGGCCATCGAGCGGGCGAACGCACTGCGCCGGCAGGCCGATGAGCTGCTGAAGCGGGCCCGCGGCGAGGCCGAGGAACTGGTGACCTCGGCCGAGGAGCAGGCCGAGCGGGTCAAGTCGGAGGCGTCCACCGCGGCCGAGGAGCTGCGCGAGGAGGCCGAGCAGGCCGCCGAGGACCGCCGCTCCGAGGCCGAGGGCGAGCTGAACCGGCTGCACCAGGAGGCCGAGCAGCGGCTCTCCTCCGCCGACGAGGCGCTGCGGGACGCCCGCACCGAGGCGGAGCGGCTGCGCAAGGAGACCGCCGAGGAGATCGAGCGGCAGCGCGCGGAGTCCGCCGAGCGGCTGAACGCGCTGCGCCAGCAGGCGGAGGACGAGGCTGTACGGCTGCGCGACGAGGCCGCCGCGGACGCGTCGAACGCGCGCGCCGAGGGCGAGTCGGTGGCCGTACGGCTGCGCAGCGAGGCCGCCGCGGAGGCCGAGCGGCTGCGCACCGAGGCCCAGGAGACGGCCGACCGGGTGCGGGCGGAAGCGGCGAGCGCCGCCGAGCGGATCGGTACCGAGGCCGCGGAGGCCCTGGCCGCCGCCCAGGAGGAGGCGGCCCGCCGCCGCCGCGAGGCCGAGGAGCTGCTCGCCGACGCCCGCGAGGAGGCACAGGCCGAGCGGACCGCGGCGCGGGAGCAGAGCGAGGAGCTGCTGGCCGCCGCCCGGAACCGGGTCTCCGAGGCGCAGACCGAGGCGCAGCGGCTGGTCGAGGAGGCCGAGCGGCGCTCGGCCGATCTGGTGGCCGCCGCCGAGCAGACCGCCCAGCAGGTGCGGGACTCGGTCGCGGGGCTGCACGAGCAGGCCGAGCAGGACATCACGGCGCTGCGTGCGGCCGCGGAGCACGCCGCGGAGCGGATGCGCGGCGAGGCGCAGGGCGAGGCCGACCGGGTCCGCGCGGACGCCCAGGACGAGCGGGAGCGCGCCTCGCAGGACGCCACGCGGGTGCGGCAGGAGGCCCGGGAGGAGTCCGAGGCCGCCAAGTCGCTCGCGGAGCGCACGGTCGCCGAGGCGATCGCCGAGTCGGAGCGGCTGACCGAACAGGCCCGCGCGGAGGCCGGCAGGCGCCGCGCGGAGGCCGCCGAGCAGGCGGACCGGCTGGTCACCGAGGCCACCCACGAGGCCGAGCGGCTGCGCGCGGAGGCCAACGAAACGCTCGACGAGGCGCGCCGTTCGGCCCACAAGAGCCGTGCGGAGGCGGCCGAGCAGGCCGACCGGCTGGTCGGCGGCGCGACCGAGGAGGCGCAGCGGCTGGTCTCGGAGGCCACCACGCGGGCGCAGGCGCTGCGTACGGAGGCGTCCGACGCACGGGCGACGGCGGAGCAGGACGCGGCCCGCACCCGGGCCCAGGCCCGCGGCGATGCCAACAACATCCGCTCGGAGGCGGCCGAGCAGGCCGACCGGCTGGTCGCCGAGGCCCGGAACGAGGCCGAGCGGCTGCACGCGGAGGCCAGCGGCGAGGCGGAGCGGCTGCGCAGCGAGGCCGCGGAGACCGTGGGTTCGGCGCAGCAGCACGCGGCGCGCACCCGCGCCGAGGCCGAGCGGATCGAGACCGAGGCGGCCGCCGAGGCGGAGCGGATCCGTAACGAGGCGCAGGCCGAGGCCGACCGGCTGGTCGACAGGGCGCGCGAGGACGCCAACAAGCGGCGTTCCGACGCCGCCGAGCAGGCCGACCGGCTGGTCACCGAGTCCTCGGCGGAGGCCGAGCGGCTCACCTCCGAGGCGCGGGAGGCCGCGCTGCGCACGGCGACCGCGGCCGAGGAGCAGGCCGACACCATGGTGGGCGTGGCCCGCCAGGAGGCGGACCGGGTGCTCTCCGAGTCCACGGCCGAGGCCAACGGCATGGTGGAGAAGGCCCGTACGGACTCCGACACCATGCTCAGCGAGGCCCGGGGCGACGCCACGGCCATCCGGGAGCGCGCCGAGGAGCTGCGCACCCGTACCGAGGCCGAGGTCGAGGAGTTGCACGAGCGGGCCCGCCGGGAGTCCGCGGAGCAGATGAAGTCCACCGGCGAGCGGGTCGACAAGCTGGTCGCGGCCGCCACCGCGCAGCTCATGAAGGCGGAGGAGAAGGCCAAGTCGCTGGTCACGGAGGCGGAGAGCGAAGCGAGCCGGGTGCGGATCGCGGCGGTGAAGAAGGCCGAGGGTCTGCTCAAGGAGGCCGAGCAGAAGAAGTCCGAGGCCGAGCGGGAGGCGGAGCGGCTCCGGAACCAGGCCACGGACGAGGCGCAGCAGATCGTGGACGAGGGCAAGCGCGAACTCGAGTTGCTCAAGCGACGCCGCGAGGACATCAACGCGGAGATCTCCCGTGTCCAGGACGTGCTAGAAGCGTTGGAATCCTTCGAGACCCCCGCGTCAGGTGGCGCGGGTGGCAAGGAGAACAACGGAGTCAAGACGGCGGCGGGCGCGGGTGCGACGAGGAGTGGAAAGCGGTCCGAGGGGTAA